The following coding sequences lie in one Pseudarthrobacter phenanthrenivorans Sphe3 genomic window:
- a CDS encoding beta/alpha barrel domain-containing protein: MCFGDPWEGPVGTSAVAEVSRQLLDAGCYEISLGDTIGVATAGHVKALVEEHVQGGVPLERLALHFHDTYGQALSNVLAGIQSGVTYFDASTGGIGGCPFAGSATGNLAMEELLWLLHGLGINTGVDLEAVVRAGQTMTDFLNRPPSRIAQAMTG, encoded by the coding sequence ATGTGCTTCGGGGACCCTTGGGAAGGACCAGTCGGGACAAGTGCAGTGGCCGAAGTTTCCCGTCAATTGCTGGACGCGGGCTGTTACGAAATCAGCCTCGGCGATACCATTGGCGTCGCCACCGCCGGGCACGTAAAAGCCTTGGTAGAGGAGCACGTGCAAGGCGGCGTGCCGCTGGAACGCCTTGCCCTGCACTTCCATGACACCTACGGGCAAGCGCTCAGCAATGTCCTTGCCGGAATCCAATCCGGGGTTACCTACTTCGATGCATCCACCGGCGGCATCGGTGGATGCCCGTTCGCCGGAAGCGCCACCGGCAACCTTGCGATGGAAGAACTCCTGTGGCTACTTCACGGCCTGGGGATCAATACTGGTGTTGACCTGGAAGCAGTGGTGCGGGCGGGTCAAACCATGACTGACTTCTTGAACCGCCCGCCCTCACGTATCGCCCAGGCCATGACCGGCTGA
- a CDS encoding carboxyl transferase domain-containing protein, with the protein MPTTEKVRHLSAAELLDTVVDEGSFVSWDAEPQQPALTDDYANDLTKARERSGADESVLTGAGLIRGRRVALIVSEFNFLAGSIGHAAAERIVAAVERATAEGLPLLAGTASGGTRMQEGTLAFLSMVRITAAVRAHRQAGLPYLVYLRHPTTGGVMASWGSLGHINVAEPGSLLGFLGPRVYEALHGEAFPDNVQVAENLFNKGLIDGVVEPGELAGLVGRALEILMPPRASGSMGWPQAPATLTVRPADVDAWTSIKISRQPRRPGLRQLLRYGATDALPLNGTGQGEKDPGLLLALARFGTQSCIVLGHARPLRKAAAGMGPGSLREERRGAKLAEELRLPLLTVIDTAGAALSQEAEEGGLAGEIARSLHDLIGLQSPSVSVLLGQGAGGGALALLPADRTIAAQHSWLSPLPPEGASAIVHRTTAYAPAMAQAQGVNVAALYANGLVDHIVDERNDASLEPREFCSRMAHAIEYELASVAAVPVSQLVASRARKYRNLGRTILRGPVPVVRLQHTPT; encoded by the coding sequence ATGCCGACAACGGAAAAAGTCCGCCACCTCAGCGCCGCCGAGCTGCTGGACACCGTGGTGGATGAAGGGTCGTTCGTCTCCTGGGATGCCGAACCTCAGCAGCCCGCGTTGACTGACGACTACGCAAACGACCTCACTAAGGCCCGTGAGCGCAGCGGCGCCGACGAATCCGTGCTCACCGGTGCCGGACTAATCCGCGGCCGCCGGGTGGCGCTGATCGTCAGCGAGTTCAACTTCCTGGCCGGATCAATCGGCCACGCCGCGGCGGAACGGATCGTCGCTGCGGTGGAACGGGCCACGGCCGAAGGCCTGCCCTTGCTGGCCGGCACTGCCTCAGGCGGGACCCGAATGCAGGAAGGAACCCTGGCCTTCCTGTCCATGGTCAGAATCACCGCGGCCGTGCGGGCACATCGCCAGGCCGGGCTGCCTTACCTGGTCTACCTGCGACACCCAACCACCGGTGGCGTGATGGCCTCCTGGGGATCCCTCGGGCATATTAACGTCGCCGAACCCGGCTCCCTGCTCGGCTTCCTGGGCCCGCGCGTTTACGAGGCGCTGCACGGAGAAGCCTTCCCGGACAACGTACAGGTCGCCGAGAACCTGTTCAACAAAGGACTCATCGACGGCGTCGTGGAGCCCGGAGAGCTCGCCGGGTTGGTGGGCCGGGCGCTGGAAATCCTTATGCCTCCGCGGGCTTCCGGCTCCATGGGATGGCCGCAGGCGCCGGCCACCTTGACCGTCCGACCCGCCGACGTGGATGCGTGGACCTCAATAAAAATCTCCCGCCAGCCCCGTCGCCCCGGCCTCCGCCAGCTCCTCAGATACGGCGCCACAGATGCCCTCCCGCTGAACGGCACCGGGCAGGGCGAAAAAGACCCAGGCCTGCTGCTGGCCCTGGCCCGCTTCGGAACCCAGTCCTGCATCGTCCTCGGACACGCCCGTCCCCTGCGGAAGGCCGCCGCGGGAATGGGTCCCGGCTCCCTGCGCGAGGAACGCCGCGGTGCCAAACTCGCCGAGGAACTGCGGCTGCCGCTGCTCACCGTCATCGACACCGCCGGCGCAGCCCTCTCCCAGGAAGCAGAAGAAGGCGGTCTCGCCGGCGAAATCGCCCGCTCCCTGCACGACCTGATCGGCCTGCAATCACCATCGGTCTCCGTCCTGCTCGGACAAGGCGCCGGCGGAGGTGCGCTGGCGCTACTGCCAGCCGACAGGACCATCGCCGCCCAGCACAGCTGGCTCTCTCCGCTGCCACCCGAAGGCGCCAGCGCCATCGTCCACCGCACCACCGCCTACGCCCCCGCCATGGCACAGGCGCAAGGCGTCAACGTAGCAGCACTATACGCAAACGGGCTGGTGGACCACATCGTCGATGAACGGAACGACGCCTCACTGGAGCCCCGGGAATTCTGCTCACGCATGGCGCACGCCATCGAATACGAACTCGCCTCAGTAGCCGCAGTTCCCGTCTCCCAACTGGTCGCCTCGCGGGCCCGCAAATACCGCAACCTCGGAAGAACGATCCTGCGAGGACCAGTACCTGTCGTCCGGCTGCAGCACACCCCAACCTGA
- a CDS encoding IS110 family RNA-guided transposase, with protein MPAFWVGIDSGKRAHHCVVIDQTGTVLLSKRVENDENAVLELIATIAEIAAGGEVCWATDLNSGGAALLIELLAAHAQQLLYIPGRIVHHAAETYRGDGKTDAKDARIIADQARMRTDLQPVRRTDQISVDLRLLTARRTDLICDRVRAINRLRATLLEYFPALERAFDYSKQAPLVLLGGYQTPEGIRRIGLARLTGWLRKRGCRNSAKMAEKALIAANSQHTVLPTQTTGSALVVRLAGQISTLDAEIAGIDAQITDLFGKHDSADVLLTMPGFGPVLAATFLANIGGNLDAFDSVDRLASVAGLAPVPRDSGRISGNLHRPRRFNRRLLRTCYLAALSSLKNSAASRTYYDRKRGEGKSHKQALIALARRRINVLWAMLRDHTIYQEPMPRITAQAA; from the coding sequence ATGCCGGCATTCTGGGTAGGAATCGACTCAGGCAAAAGAGCACATCATTGCGTCGTGATCGATCAGACGGGGACCGTGCTGCTCTCGAAACGGGTCGAGAACGACGAAAACGCAGTGCTCGAACTCATAGCCACGATCGCGGAGATCGCGGCCGGGGGCGAAGTCTGCTGGGCCACGGATCTGAATTCCGGCGGAGCGGCCCTGTTGATCGAGTTGTTGGCCGCGCACGCCCAGCAACTGCTCTATATACCTGGACGGATCGTGCATCACGCTGCGGAGACCTACCGCGGAGATGGCAAGACCGACGCGAAAGATGCCAGGATCATCGCTGACCAGGCACGGATGCGCACGGACCTCCAACCAGTCCGCCGCACGGACCAGATCAGCGTTGACCTGCGGCTCCTCACCGCCCGCCGTACGGATCTGATCTGCGACCGTGTCCGGGCGATCAACAGGCTCCGCGCCACCTTGCTGGAATATTTCCCGGCTCTCGAGCGTGCGTTCGACTACTCCAAACAGGCGCCCCTGGTCCTCCTGGGCGGCTACCAGACACCCGAGGGCATCCGGCGGATCGGACTAGCTCGGCTCACCGGTTGGCTGAGGAAACGCGGCTGCCGCAATAGTGCCAAGATGGCAGAGAAGGCACTGATAGCCGCAAACTCCCAGCACACCGTACTGCCAACTCAGACCACAGGCTCTGCCCTGGTCGTCCGGCTGGCCGGGCAAATCAGCACTCTCGATGCGGAGATCGCCGGCATCGATGCCCAGATCACGGACCTGTTCGGGAAGCACGACAGCGCCGATGTTTTGCTCACCATGCCGGGCTTCGGCCCCGTACTCGCAGCTACTTTTCTCGCGAACATCGGCGGCAACCTGGACGCGTTTGACTCAGTCGACCGGCTCGCCAGCGTCGCGGGGCTGGCTCCCGTCCCGCGCGATTCCGGACGAATCAGCGGGAACCTGCACCGACCACGTCGCTTTAACCGCAGGCTCCTGCGGACCTGTTACCTCGCCGCCCTCTCCAGCTTGAAGAACAGCGCGGCCTCAAGAACCTATTACGACCGGAAGCGCGGAGAAGGAAAGTCGCATAAACAGGCCCTCATCGCCCTCGCCAGACGTCGCATCAACGTCCTCTGGGCGATGCTCCGTGACCACACCATCTACCAGGAACCAATGCCACGCATCACCGCTCAGGCGGCTTGA
- a CDS encoding CaiB/BaiF CoA transferase family protein has translation MNIADHPEGPLAGHTVIDLSRALAGPHAGMMLADLGARVIKVENPGTGDDTRGWGPPFVGPEDDLQSTYFMSCNRNKESIALDLKSADGQTVLRGLLERADVLIENFRPGVMDRLGFSAAAMHGINPRLIILSITGFGHDGPESRRSGYDQILQGEAGLMSLTGSGPDDPQRVGVPIADLLAGMNGATGVLAALVERDKTGRGKVVRTSLLASLIGVHAFQGTRTTVAGEVPQAQGNHHPSIAPYGLFNCKDGSIQISVGSEKLWASFAAAFGLDPAAPGFASNAERVRNRAEVIAAVEHVFAGYGAAELLEKLNDAGIPAGKVRSLDEVYAWEQVASLRFCCG, from the coding sequence ATGAACATAGCAGACCATCCCGAAGGCCCCCTTGCCGGGCATACGGTTATTGATCTGAGCCGTGCCCTGGCCGGCCCGCACGCCGGCATGATGCTCGCGGACCTCGGCGCCCGTGTCATCAAGGTGGAAAACCCGGGAACCGGGGACGACACCCGCGGCTGGGGCCCACCCTTCGTCGGCCCCGAGGACGACCTCCAGTCCACCTACTTCATGTCCTGCAACCGCAACAAGGAGTCCATCGCGCTGGACTTGAAGAGCGCCGACGGGCAGACCGTCCTGCGCGGACTGCTGGAGCGGGCCGACGTCCTGATTGAAAATTTCCGCCCCGGCGTGATGGACCGGTTGGGCTTCTCCGCCGCGGCGATGCACGGTATCAACCCGCGCCTGATCATCCTCTCCATCACCGGGTTCGGCCACGACGGACCCGAGTCCCGGCGCAGCGGCTACGACCAGATCCTCCAGGGCGAGGCCGGCCTGATGTCCCTCACCGGTTCCGGCCCGGACGACCCCCAGCGCGTAGGCGTCCCCATCGCCGACCTGCTCGCCGGCATGAACGGCGCCACCGGAGTACTCGCAGCCCTCGTGGAACGGGACAAGACCGGCCGCGGCAAGGTGGTCCGCACATCGCTGCTGGCATCGCTGATCGGGGTCCATGCCTTCCAGGGCACCAGGACCACCGTTGCCGGTGAAGTTCCGCAGGCGCAGGGCAACCACCACCCCTCCATCGCCCCGTACGGTCTGTTCAACTGCAAGGACGGCAGTATCCAGATCAGCGTCGGTAGCGAAAAGCTCTGGGCCTCCTTCGCCGCCGCCTTCGGCCTGGACCCTGCCGCCCCCGGCTTCGCCAGCAACGCCGAAAGGGTGCGGAACCGTGCCGAGGTGATCGCCGCCGTCGAACACGTATTTGCCGGCTACGGCGCCGCTGAGCTGCTGGAAAAGCTGAACGACGCCGGGATCCCGGCCGGGAAGGTCCGCTCCCTGGACGAGGTGTACGCGTGGGAGCAGGTCGCCTCCTTACGATTTTGTTGTGGGTGA
- a CDS encoding DUF3500 domain-containing protein, translating to MSVDTTADFRRHFYAPDDPRISGLKGLDARGYREAAKADAFTGELIRGWEPLYFQPFRGVTNNGSLREGLYRLQPARTGEEAPVAAMTAAGHEMLAYLSPEQREKLSYSPDAVEWQTWANPEFMQHDTGLRLEEQDERTRQLVLALVEASLSPRGYELVRALMRINGFLGEEVGLPALMNEYSYNIALYGQPSLSEPWGWQLFGHHVALNCLVVGTQMVITPIFFGAEPNGIDHGPFAGTYVFTERIALARRLMETLPAPQRAEAQIYEHMVDPTMPEGRIHPGDERHLAGAFQDNRVIPYEGIRVRDMNEQARRLVDAIIADFTAYLPDGPAAARRREIASHYDETWFSWIGGYGPADPFYYRLQSPVLVLELDHHCGVFLNNKEPAPFHIHTLMRTPNGNDYGRELLRQHQTAYSTGTGT from the coding sequence ATGAGTGTGGATACGACCGCGGACTTCCGCCGCCACTTTTATGCACCGGACGATCCCCGGATCTCAGGTCTCAAGGGCCTTGACGCCCGCGGATACCGGGAGGCAGCAAAGGCGGATGCCTTCACCGGTGAGCTCATCCGGGGTTGGGAACCGCTCTACTTCCAGCCCTTTCGAGGAGTGACGAACAACGGGTCACTCAGGGAAGGCCTCTACAGGCTCCAGCCGGCCAGGACAGGTGAAGAGGCACCAGTCGCTGCGATGACGGCCGCGGGCCACGAGATGCTCGCCTATCTAAGCCCGGAGCAGCGGGAAAAGCTCTCCTATTCACCAGACGCGGTGGAATGGCAAACCTGGGCCAACCCGGAGTTCATGCAACACGACACTGGCCTGCGCCTCGAGGAACAAGACGAACGGACGCGCCAGCTTGTACTCGCTTTGGTGGAGGCGAGCCTGAGCCCGCGCGGCTACGAACTTGTTCGCGCCCTCATGCGGATCAACGGCTTCCTCGGCGAAGAGGTCGGCCTGCCCGCCCTCATGAACGAATACAGCTATAACATCGCTCTCTACGGGCAACCATCTCTCAGCGAACCCTGGGGATGGCAGCTGTTCGGTCATCACGTAGCACTGAACTGCCTTGTGGTGGGGACCCAAATGGTAATCACTCCGATTTTCTTCGGGGCAGAACCAAATGGCATCGACCATGGCCCTTTCGCGGGCACCTACGTTTTCACTGAAAGGATCGCCCTGGCGCGCCGTTTGATGGAGACGCTTCCCGCCCCCCAGCGCGCCGAGGCCCAGATCTACGAGCACATGGTGGACCCGACGATGCCGGAAGGCAGAATCCACCCCGGAGATGAGCGCCACCTCGCCGGTGCCTTCCAGGACAACCGGGTCATCCCCTACGAGGGAATCAGGGTACGGGACATGAACGAACAGGCACGGCGACTGGTCGATGCCATCATCGCGGACTTCACTGCATACCTTCCGGATGGCCCCGCGGCGGCGCGCCGCCGCGAGATAGCCAGTCACTACGACGAGACCTGGTTTTCGTGGATCGGCGGCTACGGCCCTGCGGACCCCTTCTACTACCGGCTACAGAGCCCCGTGCTGGTGCTGGAACTCGACCACCACTGTGGAGTGTTTCTCAACAACAAGGAGCCTGCCCCGTTCCACATCCACACCCTAATGCGCACCCCAAACGGCAACGACTACGGACGGGAGCTGCTCCGTCAGCACCAGACCGCATATTCGACAGGAACCGGTACATGA
- a CDS encoding fumarylacetoacetate hydrolase family protein, which produces MKTPTHAGVHLAVLDRESNKLHVLASVQEFWADPYGALTDGSSPNEAPLDMEDVEVVPPVLPDARVICIGLNYRAHAAEGTYKNEALPPHPTLFARWTQSLSVGGRPAPVPSNEDGLDWEGEIAAYVGQTLIDADAETARSAVLGYSVFNDLTSRRAQKLTSQWILGKNGDASGPLGPLVTANEVGDLRDGLRVQTRVNGIVVQDGNCRDMIYELGETLSHISHTFTLRPGDIICTGTPEGVGYARNPQWLLQPGDTVEVEIDKLGVLTTPIVGNETRHTAGNAS; this is translated from the coding sequence GTGAAAACACCTACACACGCGGGCGTCCACCTGGCCGTCCTGGACAGGGAATCCAATAAGCTGCATGTCCTGGCGAGTGTCCAGGAGTTTTGGGCTGATCCCTACGGTGCCCTTACAGACGGTTCATCCCCCAACGAGGCCCCCCTCGATATGGAGGACGTTGAAGTCGTGCCACCTGTCCTGCCCGACGCCCGCGTGATCTGCATCGGCCTCAATTACCGGGCGCATGCCGCCGAGGGAACCTATAAAAATGAGGCCCTTCCGCCCCATCCCACGCTGTTCGCGCGCTGGACCCAGTCCCTCAGCGTTGGCGGACGCCCTGCACCCGTCCCTTCCAATGAAGATGGCCTGGACTGGGAAGGCGAAATCGCTGCATACGTGGGCCAGACACTTATTGATGCTGATGCCGAGACCGCGCGAAGCGCCGTTTTGGGGTACTCCGTATTCAACGACCTGACTTCTCGGCGGGCACAGAAACTGACTTCACAGTGGATCCTTGGGAAAAATGGCGACGCCAGCGGACCACTTGGTCCGCTCGTTACGGCAAACGAGGTGGGCGACCTGCGCGATGGACTGCGGGTCCAGACCCGTGTCAACGGCATCGTGGTGCAGGACGGAAACTGCCGTGACATGATCTACGAGCTCGGAGAAACACTTTCCCATATTTCTCATACGTTCACTCTCCGCCCCGGCGACATCATCTGCACCGGTACGCCCGAAGGCGTCGGATACGCACGAAACCCTCAGTGGCTCCTCCAACCCGGTGACACCGTCGAGGTCGAGATCGATAAACTCGGCGTCCTGACTACACCGATCGTTGGAAACGAAACCCGCCATACCGCAGGGAACGCTTCATGA
- a CDS encoding FAD-dependent monooxygenase: protein MSHISSPQSLGVLPGTVPVLIAGGGPSGLFLALDLAHRGIQSLVIEPRMSVDPYRPRAKTTNARTMTHLRRLGLADRLREAAPLPVQYSQDVIFCSSLTGHEVARFKNAFQLELGNYGPQPECGQQVPQPVLENLLREAAAESNLITLYTGARVDRVIPRGGLDGSHIVEISDTSGGSRSLAANFVIGADGGTSIVRKSLGIQLQGSSAARSNHSVLFRSQHLERTATLGPAVQYWIMDPQSPGMIGQADLHGTWWAIFQGVDRSGANTDPAASIRAMAGTDIDVEIIAEDPWTARMLLAERYAEGGIFLVGDAAHLNPPWGGHGFNTCVGDAANLAWKLAGVLQGWADPKLLDSYESERRPVAARTIQDAASNGKSLAYDFADSALAGDGPEGEEARARASRELTIKRSEFHSLGLVLGYTYVGSQIVTPDGSQPPTEDPVVYEPSTTPGCLLPHAWLDATTSLYDVLDDRGFTLLVPANGAERFAGLLEELALSGIPITLRVLEGTWPVELGGPTAILVRPDQHIAWRGDNPQAAAAALHTSTGSINHVSVPSGDASPPASASSIRAGAAL from the coding sequence ATGTCCCATATTTCATCCCCGCAGTCCCTGGGCGTTCTGCCCGGCACTGTTCCAGTCCTGATAGCCGGGGGTGGTCCGAGCGGCCTCTTCCTTGCACTTGACCTCGCTCATCGCGGTATCCAGAGCCTCGTGATCGAGCCCCGGATGTCTGTCGACCCCTACCGGCCCCGCGCGAAGACCACCAACGCGCGCACGATGACACACCTGCGCCGCCTCGGACTGGCAGATCGGCTTCGCGAGGCCGCACCGCTTCCCGTTCAGTACAGTCAGGACGTCATCTTCTGTTCGAGCCTCACAGGCCATGAGGTCGCCCGTTTCAAGAACGCCTTCCAGCTCGAGCTCGGCAACTACGGCCCGCAACCCGAGTGCGGTCAGCAGGTCCCCCAACCCGTCCTTGAGAATCTGCTTCGCGAGGCAGCCGCTGAATCAAACCTCATCACCCTGTACACCGGAGCCCGCGTCGACCGCGTCATCCCTCGTGGAGGCTTGGACGGCAGCCACATCGTTGAAATTTCAGACACTTCAGGGGGTTCCAGGAGCCTGGCTGCCAATTTCGTCATCGGAGCCGACGGAGGAACATCCATTGTGCGTAAATCTCTCGGGATCCAACTGCAGGGCTCCTCGGCAGCACGGTCAAACCACAGCGTACTCTTTCGTTCGCAGCACCTGGAGCGAACGGCAACACTGGGCCCTGCGGTCCAGTACTGGATTATGGATCCGCAGTCCCCCGGCATGATCGGCCAAGCGGATCTGCACGGCACCTGGTGGGCCATTTTCCAGGGCGTCGATCGCAGCGGGGCGAACACCGACCCTGCGGCGTCCATCCGAGCAATGGCCGGCACCGACATTGACGTCGAAATCATCGCCGAGGATCCGTGGACGGCCCGCATGTTGCTTGCCGAGCGATACGCCGAAGGTGGCATCTTCCTCGTCGGGGACGCCGCACACCTCAATCCGCCGTGGGGCGGTCACGGCTTCAACACGTGCGTCGGGGACGCAGCGAACCTGGCGTGGAAGCTGGCAGGCGTCCTACAGGGGTGGGCTGACCCAAAGCTGCTGGACAGCTACGAATCCGAACGACGCCCCGTTGCGGCACGGACTATCCAGGACGCGGCGTCCAACGGTAAGTCCCTCGCCTACGACTTCGCTGATTCAGCCCTCGCCGGGGACGGCCCGGAAGGTGAGGAGGCCCGCGCCAGGGCAAGCAGGGAACTCACTATCAAACGCAGCGAGTTCCACTCCCTCGGCCTCGTGCTCGGCTACACCTATGTCGGTTCCCAAATCGTCACACCTGACGGCTCCCAGCCACCAACCGAGGATCCCGTCGTCTATGAACCATCGACAACACCGGGTTGCCTCCTTCCCCACGCCTGGCTTGACGCCACGACATCCCTTTATGACGTACTCGACGACCGGGGCTTCACGCTGCTCGTGCCAGCCAACGGTGCCGAGCGGTTCGCCGGCCTCCTTGAGGAGCTGGCCTTATCCGGTATCCCGATCACGCTCCGGGTGTTGGAGGGAACGTGGCCGGTCGAACTGGGCGGACCGACGGCAATCCTGGTGCGCCCCGACCAGCACATCGCATGGCGGGGCGACAATCCACAGGCTGCCGCGGCCGCACTGCACACTTCCACTGGCTCAATAAACCATGTGTCTGTGCCCAGTGGTGATGCTTCCCCACCTGCGTCAGCCAGCTCCATCCGCGCCGGCGCAGCCCTCTAA
- a CDS encoding MFS transporter, translated as MNSTRKPVFWIFFICWLGLVADGYDLYVYGATLPGIIGPSPFGVTTGAAGAVGSFALVGMLLGSLVVGTLTDRLGRRRIFISALALFSVAMLACSLAPSWEVFAAFRFVACFGIGGLLPTAVALTNEFAAPGRKSLTLGFVLTAPAIGTVLASLTSLALLESSGFRPVYAVGAAGLLLIPFAYLRLPESPSFLRARGREAEAARIEAHYSLTPASEAPVGSAEPTSPVRALVSRQLRRPTLTFWAVTFLSLLTIFGVSTWLPQIMRSAGYGIGSSVSFLLAYSVGAVIGTVVGSGASQKFGPKPLAIAGFVSAAVALLLLSLNPPSAVVMILTAVAGFGGLGTQNMINDYIAQYYPAAVRATGLGWALAIGRVGAIVGPTYGALLVSGGGGVPVAAAAFAVPAVIGAAFMFTLPSKTRTQSPTPAAQPVA; from the coding sequence ATGAACTCCACCAGGAAGCCAGTATTTTGGATCTTCTTTATTTGTTGGCTCGGTCTCGTTGCCGATGGCTATGACCTTTATGTTTACGGCGCAACGCTGCCCGGGATCATCGGTCCTTCGCCATTTGGAGTCACTACGGGTGCCGCGGGGGCTGTTGGCAGTTTCGCCCTCGTTGGCATGCTGCTTGGTTCTCTCGTGGTTGGTACACTCACTGACCGGCTCGGTCGCCGGCGGATTTTTATCTCCGCGCTGGCCCTCTTTTCCGTTGCGATGCTCGCCTGCTCGCTGGCGCCGTCCTGGGAGGTGTTTGCTGCGTTCCGCTTCGTGGCCTGCTTCGGAATCGGAGGGCTACTCCCAACTGCTGTTGCCCTCACCAACGAATTTGCTGCCCCTGGCCGCAAGTCGCTAACGCTGGGTTTCGTACTGACAGCCCCTGCCATCGGGACCGTCCTCGCTTCCCTCACGTCGTTGGCCTTGCTTGAGAGCAGCGGGTTCCGTCCGGTCTACGCCGTCGGCGCGGCCGGTTTGCTGCTGATACCGTTCGCATACCTCCGGCTCCCTGAGTCCCCCTCGTTCCTGCGGGCCCGTGGCCGCGAAGCTGAAGCCGCTCGTATCGAGGCGCACTATTCGCTCACACCCGCTTCAGAGGCCCCAGTGGGTAGCGCTGAACCGACCTCCCCTGTCCGTGCTCTCGTCTCTCGGCAGCTCCGCCGGCCGACTCTCACGTTCTGGGCCGTCACCTTTCTGAGCCTGCTGACAATCTTCGGCGTCAGCACCTGGCTTCCACAGATCATGCGTTCCGCTGGATATGGCATCGGCTCCTCGGTGTCCTTCCTGCTCGCTTACTCCGTAGGGGCAGTAATCGGCACTGTAGTCGGCTCGGGAGCAAGCCAGAAGTTCGGCCCTAAGCCGCTGGCAATCGCCGGATTCGTGAGCGCAGCCGTCGCGCTGCTTCTGCTGTCTCTGAATCCGCCCAGCGCGGTCGTCATGATCCTGACAGCAGTCGCAGGGTTCGGCGGCCTCGGTACACAGAACATGATCAATGACTACATCGCCCAGTACTATCCGGCGGCCGTGCGTGCTACCGGTCTGGGATGGGCGCTGGCCATTGGCCGCGTCGGCGCTATCGTCGGCCCGACCTACGGTGCCCTCCTCGTGAGCGGAGGCGGCGGAGTCCCCGTTGCAGCAGCCGCTTTCGCGGTCCCCGCCGTCATCGGCGCTGCGTTCATGTTCACCCTGCCTTCCAAGACCCGCACCCAGTCGCCGACGCCTGCCGCTCAGCCGGTCGCCTGA
- a CDS encoding IclR family transcriptional regulator: MSGRPGHSGEPGEPVVRRALNVLAQFSDERRTLGLAEISRLAGLSTATALRIVRHLTEWGALERLEDGRYVIGVRLWEIASLSPRGHGVRAIALPFLEDLYEVTRHHVLLAVREGSSAVLVDRLSSHAAAEVAYRVGGRLPLRSTAVGQVLLAHSDQEFQQTILADSEDDGSGYDVSPAHLRVVLAEINKAGAAIVERSSPSHTVSVAAPIYGASGQVLAALSIVVPATSIQTHQVVPLVRASARAISRSLGHIPRKTPTNR, translated from the coding sequence GTGTCTGGTAGGCCCGGTCATAGCGGCGAGCCCGGGGAACCTGTGGTCCGCCGCGCCCTAAACGTCCTGGCCCAATTTTCTGATGAACGCCGCACCCTCGGGCTCGCGGAGATCTCCCGGCTCGCCGGCCTGTCCACGGCGACAGCCCTGCGGATCGTACGCCATCTTACGGAGTGGGGTGCGCTGGAGCGCCTCGAGGACGGGCGGTATGTCATCGGAGTGCGGCTCTGGGAGATCGCATCTCTTTCACCAAGGGGCCATGGAGTGCGGGCGATCGCCCTTCCTTTCCTCGAAGATCTCTACGAAGTGACCCGACACCATGTGCTTTTGGCGGTCCGGGAAGGTTCATCTGCGGTGCTCGTGGATCGATTGTCCTCCCACGCTGCCGCCGAGGTCGCCTATCGAGTGGGCGGGCGACTTCCCCTTCGCTCAACAGCTGTGGGCCAGGTTCTCCTGGCCCACAGCGACCAGGAGTTTCAGCAAACGATACTCGCGGACAGCGAAGACGATGGCTCTGGGTACGACGTCAGCCCTGCCCACCTGCGCGTAGTCCTTGCCGAGATCAACAAAGCAGGCGCGGCCATAGTTGAACGCTCAAGTCCTTCCCACACGGTTTCAGTCGCAGCACCGATATACGGCGCTTCGGGACAGGTGCTCGCAGCACTCTCCATCGTGGTCCCCGCGACTTCTATCCAAACCCACCAGGTCGTACCGCTAGTCCGGGCATCCGCCCGTGCCATCTCACGCAGCCTCGGGCACATTCCTCGCAAAACACCTACTAACCGGTAA